A genomic window from Candidatus Pelagisphaera phototrophica includes:
- a CDS encoding superoxide dismutase has translation MAYELPKLDYAYDALEPHIDAITMEIHHTKHHQTYINNVNGALEGYPDLAAKSVEDLISDLDAVPEEIRGAVRNNGGGHANHSLFWNIIGPNGGGDPVGELGEAINSDLGGLDSLKADFTKAGLTRFGSGWAWICVRDGKLCVCSTPNQDSPLMDGGTPVLGLDVWEHAYYLNYQNRRPDYISAFWNIVNWEKANANYQAAIG, from the coding sequence ATGGCATACGAACTCCCAAAACTGGACTACGCTTACGACGCATTGGAGCCCCACATCGACGCTATCACGATGGAAATCCATCATACAAAGCATCATCAGACCTACATCAATAACGTAAATGGGGCACTGGAAGGTTACCCAGATCTAGCAGCCAAGTCAGTCGAAGACTTGATCTCCGATCTGGATGCGGTACCAGAGGAAATCCGCGGGGCCGTAAGAAATAATGGCGGAGGTCACGCCAATCACAGTCTTTTTTGGAATATAATCGGGCCCAACGGCGGGGGCGACCCCGTTGGAGAGCTAGGAGAAGCAATCAACAGCGACCTCGGTGGACTCGATTCGCTAAAGGCCGACTTCACTAAAGCAGGTCTCACTCGATTTGGAAGTGGCTGGGCTTGGATTTGCGTACGCGATGGAAAACTCTGCGTTTGCTCAACCCCAAATCAGGATTCACCTCTTATGGATGGTGGAACACCGGTTCTAGGGCTCGATGTTTGGGAGCACGCCTACTACCTAAACTACCAAAACCGCCGTCCCGACTACATTTCCGCCTTCTGGAATATAGTGAATTGGGAGAAAGCCAACGCCAACTATCAGGCGGCAATTGGCTAA
- a CDS encoding KamA family radical SAM protein, whose product MPYIEDRKDWFEGQGLWEVVPEEKWNDWKWQLRNRITSLEELEAKMELTDEEREGCRHANEKLAMAITPYFFNLIDRDDPDCPVRKQLIPRSGEMAVSAEEMLDPVGEDSHSPVPGLVHRYPDRVLFLVTDRCAAYCRYCTRSRLVSNAQDYNFHPEFEQGLKYIESHPEVRDVLLSGGDPLLLSDSKLDYILGRLRQIPHIEFIRIGSRIPVFMPQRITEELCDVFRKHGPIWMSIHVNHPRECTAALKDACERLSFAGVPLGNQSVLLKDVNDDADVMKALIHRLLRMRVRPYYIYQCDLITGSAHLRASVCKGLEIMKKLRGHTTGYAVPQFVIDAPGGGGKVPINPQYITKIDDDAIHFRNFEGKLYRYPLKSFTIDDDCRFNEEEVECLEP is encoded by the coding sequence ATGCCGTACATCGAAGACAGAAAAGATTGGTTTGAAGGCCAAGGGCTTTGGGAGGTCGTTCCGGAGGAAAAGTGGAACGATTGGAAATGGCAGCTCCGGAATCGCATCACTTCCTTGGAAGAGCTCGAGGCAAAGATGGAACTGACTGACGAAGAGCGAGAAGGTTGTCGTCACGCGAACGAAAAATTGGCGATGGCGATCACTCCCTACTTTTTCAATTTGATCGATCGCGATGATCCCGACTGCCCTGTTCGCAAGCAATTGATTCCCCGTTCGGGTGAGATGGCCGTTTCGGCTGAGGAGATGCTGGATCCTGTTGGCGAAGATTCGCACTCACCAGTTCCAGGCTTAGTGCATCGATATCCGGATCGAGTCCTGTTTTTGGTTACCGATCGCTGTGCTGCCTACTGCCGCTATTGCACTCGCAGCCGCTTGGTCAGCAACGCCCAAGACTATAACTTTCATCCGGAATTCGAGCAAGGGCTTAAGTACATCGAGTCACACCCCGAAGTGCGGGACGTGCTTTTAAGTGGTGGAGACCCTTTGCTCTTGTCGGATAGTAAGCTGGATTATATTTTGGGAAGACTCAGGCAGATTCCTCACATAGAGTTTATTCGGATCGGTTCGCGAATCCCCGTATTTATGCCCCAGCGTATCACTGAGGAGCTTTGCGACGTATTTCGAAAGCATGGGCCGATTTGGATGAGTATACATGTAAATCACCCTAGGGAGTGTACCGCCGCTCTTAAAGATGCCTGTGAGCGACTGTCTTTCGCCGGCGTTCCTTTGGGGAATCAATCCGTTCTCTTGAAGGATGTGAATGATGATGCAGATGTGATGAAAGCTTTGATACATCGTTTGTTGAGGATGCGAGTGCGCCCATATTATATTTACCAGTGCGACTTGATCACTGGGAGTGCCCACTTAAGGGCGAGTGTCTGTAAGGGCCTTGAGATTATGAAGAAGCTGCGCGGCCATACAACCGGTTATGCCGTTCCTCAGTTCGTTATCGATGCCCCTGGGGGAGGGGGAAAAGTGCCGATCAACCCGCAGTACATTACTAAGATTGACGATGACGCCATTCATTTTCGCAACTTCGAAGGCAAGTTATACCGGTATCCGCTCAAGAGTTTCACGATCGACGATGATTGCCGCTTTAATGAAGAGGAGGTTGAGTGCCTGGAGCCTTAG